The genome window CCTTGCCCATGCCGACAATCCGCGGCAGGAAGTAGCAGCCTCCGGAGTCGGGAACGAGTCCAATGCCCACGAAGGCGTTTACGAACGAAGCTTTGTCAGATGCGAGCCGGATATCGCAAGCAAGCGCGACGCTCATGCCAGCTCCCGCTGCTACGCCGTTCACTGCCGCGATGATCGGCTTTTCTGTCTTTTGAAACTGGAGAATCATCGGATTGTAGCGATCTCGCAAAAATCCCCCGAAGTCCACTTCGCCGCCTGCGACATCTCCGAGGTCCTGACCTGCGTTGAACGCACGGCCTGCTCCCGTCAGCACGATGCAGCGCACCTGCGCATCCTTCTGCGCCTGTTTGAGTGCATCTGTGATTTCTTTGTTCATTTTTTCCGTGAACGCATTGAACTTGTCTGGTCGATTCAGAGTCAAGACTGCTACGCCTTCCGATACCTCATAAAGAATCGTTTCGTACATGGCCGCCTCCTAGTTACCCGTAAACCGGGGTCTGCGCTTCTCCAAAAAAGCCTGCATGCCTTCTTTGCGATCCTCACTTGCGAGAAGCAGGTAAAAGCCGTTTCGCTCGTAATCCAAACCTTCCTGCAGGGGCAGATCGTCCGCCTTGTATGCCGCTTTTTTGATGACCTGCACCGCGAGCGGCGGTTGTCCCGCGATTTGCTTGGCCAGCTTGAGGGCTTCCTGATAGTACGCTTCCACAGGCACGACCCGGTTCACGAGACCGTAGCGCAGCGCTTCCTTCGCCGTGATCGGATCACCCGTGAGCAGCATTTCCATGGCCTTGCGCAGTCCCACTGCACGTACCAAGCGCTGCGTGCCACCCGCTCCCGGCATCACCCCGAGCTTGATTTCCGGTTGACCGATGACAGCCGACTCCGACGCGATGACGATATCGCAGTTCATCATCAGCTCACAGCCTCCGCCAAGCGCAAAACCGCTGACGGCTCCGATGATCGGCTTGGAGATGAGCGAGATGCGATCCCACACGGCAAACTGATTTCGCTTCATGATGTCGATCGCCGATGCCTCGGCCATTTCATTGATATCTGCCCCGGCAGCGAACGCCTTGTCATTTCCCGTGAGGAGAATCGTCCGGATGTCCGGATCCTTGTCCAGCAGCTCCAACTCTGCGACGAGCTCATCGATCAGCTGTAAATTCAACGCATTGAGAATTTTCGGTCGATTGAGCGTGACAATACCGACCCCATCTTCGCGGCCAGTGGTGATGTACTCATAAGACACGTGCTCATCCTCCTTTCTCCAACCAAGACAGATTTAGATGGCAGCTTGTGCTTTATTGCGGTTGTCGACGACACGAATCGCTTTGCTCTCGCTTCTGACGAGGGAATTAGGCGGCAGGAATCGCACGACCACCGATACTCCCAGCGAGCATTTGATCATATGACCGATTTCTTTGACCAGCGCGGACAAGGCCGGACTGTCCACAGACCCAATCTCATTCAGATATTCAGGTGTCAATTCACAGTGAACCTCAAAACGGTCGAGGGCTCCATCACGTTCGATGACCACCTGGTAATGCGGCGCCAATTGCTTGAAAGTGAGGAGGACGGCTTCGATTTCCGTGGGGAATACATTGACCCCGCGGATGATCAGCATATCGTCTACGCGGCCTTTGATGCGGGACATGCGCATGGTGGTGCGGCCGCACTTGCAAGGCTCTGGATTGAGGGAAGCGATATCCCCTGTGCGATAGCGAATCACCGGGAACGCCTCTTTTGTCAGGGAGGTAAACACGAGCTCGCCTTCCTGGCCGTACGGAAGCACTTCGCCAGTATTTGGATCGATGATTTCCGCGTAGAAATGGTCTTCAGCAATGTGCAAGCCATTCTGCGCTTCATGGCACTCAATCGATACGCCTGGTCCCATGACTTCGCTCAGACCGTAAATGTCCACGGCTTTAATGTCGAGTGCCTCTTCCAATTGCACACGCATTTCCTCAGACCATGGCTCGGCTCCGAAAATACCGTACTTGATGCTCGTCTCTCTAGGATTGATCCCTTGCTTTTTCATTTCTTCGACGATATTGAGAACATAAGAAGGAGTTGCGGACAGACCACGTGGCTTGAAATCCTCAATCAGCGTGATTTGGCGCGGAGTGTTCCCGCCAGAAACAGGGACAGCTACTGCACCCATGCGCTCGATTCCATTGTGCAGGCCCAATCCACCGGTAAAGAGTCCATAGCCATAGGCATTGTGAAAAATGTCGCCCGGCTCGCCGCCTGCACAGCAGATGGCACGCGCTACGATTTCTGCCCAGTTGTCCAGGTCATTTTTGGTGTATCCCACTACCGTTGGCTTGCCTTTCGTTCCTGAAGAACCATGAATCCGCGATACTTCCTTCATATCCACTGCGAACAGATTGAAAGGATAGTTCTCACGCAGATGCGTTTTCTTCATGAAAGGCAGCTTTTGGATATCCTCCATGCTCTGAATGTCTTGCGGCTTCACTCCAGCTTCATCAAACGCATTTCTATGAAAGGGGACTCGTTCATATACACGTGCTACGGTTTCTTGCAGACGTTTCAGTTGCAATTCTGCCTTTTTCTCTTTTGACAGCGTTTCCATTTCCACGTTAAAAATCATACCGCTCCCTCATTTCTACGTTCTCGTTGAGTATCGGATCTGGCTGTTATTCGCCTTTAAACTCAGGTTTGCGCTTTTCTCGAAAAGCTTCGAGAGCTTCCAGACGGTCTTTGGTCGGAATAATCACTTCATAGCACATCGTTTCCAGATCAAGTCCGGTTTGCAGGTCTACGCTGGACCCGCGGTCAATTGCTGATTTTGCCTGGTATACGGCCAACGGTGCGTTGGCGAGAATCTCCTGCGCCAAGCCCCACCCCCGCTCATTCAGCTCTTTGAGGTCGTCTGCCACGCCATTTACAAAACCGAGCTCGTATGCGTCAGCAGCAGTGATGCGGCGAGCCGTCAAAATCAGTTCCTTGGCTTTGGAAGGCCCGATCAGCCTGGACAACCGCTGCGTACCGCCTGCTCCTGGTATGATGCCCAGGCTCACTTCGGTAAGTCCCATCTTGGCATCGGCCACCGCATAGCGGAAATCACAGGCCAGCGCCAGCTCGAATCCTCCGCCGAATGCAAACCCATTGATCAGGGCAATCGTCGGCTGCGGGAGTCTTTCCAAGGCCGTAAACACATCTCGAATCTTACGCACATTGCGTCGTACCTGCTGCTCCGTCAGCGTCCGGCGCTCCTTCAGGTCTGCTCCTGCACAGAATGCGCGGCCTTCTGCTTTTACCAACACGACCCGAATCTCTTTGGAATTCAGGCGAACCTCCTCGATGATCTCACCCAGGCGATCCAATGTATCGTAGTTTAATGCGTTCAGCTCATCCAGACGATTGAGCGTGATGACCCCGATGTGTCCGTCCTGTTCGAAGCGCACGGTTTCCTGATTCATCTTTGTCCTCCTTCGTGCTTGTGGAAAGAAATTACGACTTCTTCGTCCGTGCGTAGGTGCCGGTCGCTACTGCTACGAGCTTGCCATCGCAAGTGACACGGGCTTCCATGATGATCAAGGTTTTGCCCGATTTCAGCACGGTGGACTGCGCCTCGAGCAGCTCACCTTTTGCCGGGTACAAATATTGGATCTTGCTCTCTACCGTGACGCATTGCTGCACACCGTCGATATGAGGTGCCGCCCCATGTCCCATCGCTACATCAGCCAGCGTGGAAGTCACGCCGCCATGCACGACTCCTTCGATGCTGTTGAACAATTCAGGGCGGATTTTCAGAGCGACCTTGCACCCATGCTCATCTCGATGGATGACTTCTATTCCCAGGTAGTCGTTGAACCGATTTCGGATATCTTCAGTCATCGCTGCGTCCCCTTTTTTGTTCAGATAAGAAACAGGAAGCTTCTTATCCCGTATACGTTCGTGCCTCGACAGAGGTTTACATGTCATCTCACGTAAAACAGTGAAAGGAGCCTTGGCATCTGCATTCGGCATCCTTTCCACTGCTTACCTTCTAATTTGGTTGTGCTTCGTCCTCCGTAGAAACGAAGTACTCATTTTTGCGATACGCCAGTGCATCCAGTGTGGCGATCAACTCGTTTTCGCTTTCGACGCGGATGCGGTACCAAGCCGTACGATTGTTTTTCTTCTCCTCTGTTGCCGTCGCGACGAGTCGATTGCCTTTGAAGCCTGCTGCCAAAAAGCCGATATTCATCGACAACGCAACAGAGGTCTTGCCGTAAGAATTGCAGGCTGCGGCAAATACGAAGTCGGCCAGCGAGAAGATCACCGCTCCATGTGCCGTTCCGTGGGCATTTAGCATATGGTCTTGGACAGTCAGCTCTGCGGTTGCTGTCCCTTCCCCTAATTCTATCAGCTTGATCCCGAGAAATTGTGCGTACCGGTCATTTACCAGCCTTTCACAGATCTCGTCGTATCGTTCCCGGTGAAGCTTGCTCTCGTCAACAAACGGTTTCGCGCTCATGTTTATACCACTTCGGCAAAGTGCATGGAGACCACTTGACCTGCAAAGCCGCGGAGGTCTTTCCCTGCCGCACGTCCTTCCGGCGATGACAACGCTTCCAATAATGCCTCTTTGGATTCGAAGTACATTTCAGCAATCAGATGCAGATCGCTTTCTCCCATCGGTGTTCCGTATATTCTGCTAACTTCCAATTTGATCAAGCCTGGCATTTTCTCGACTAACGGGGCATGAACTTCGTTGTAATGCTTGTCAAATGCCTCGATATCCTCAGGTTTGCGATAGATTGCCACCAATTTCACCATCATGATCCCTGCTTTCTTATAGAAATTATTCAATCATGTGACGTGTATTAAGTATAACGTTATTTTAACGTACGTTATATTTTTTATTATATAAACACTTCAGAATTGGCGCAAGTATTTTCCTTTTTCCAAGTGACAAGGTCCGACAAACGAAAAAAGGCCCCTCTCCAACTGTATGGAGAAAAGCTTCTGTTCATTATCGATCTGAAAGAAAAACGCATTTGCTCCGACAGTGGTGGAGAAGCGGAAAAAGGAGAAAACGCTCCAGCTTCTTGGGTCCCCCGCGGAGGGTCATCCCTGTCCAGCTCCATGTAAAAAGCGAAACCGCGTCCAAAGTAGCTCTCTCCGGATGAATCTCAAAGGTGGACGCTTAAGGGCGTGTTTCTCTTTTTCCATTCCGCTTCGGCTGGCGCCTTCCTGACCAGCCTTGGATCTCCCAGTTGCCTTATTATGTGGGCTTCTCAAGGAGGGTATTTAAAACATGTTGCTAGAAACCACAAAAGCTCGCAGGAGAAGCAGGTTTCCAGGTGGAGCGACTCCGCTTCCCCGTGAATCATTGTGGAGCGGACAGTCTTCCCTTCATCGCGGGGCCACCGAGCTTGTTCGGTGGGAATGGGCTGGAGCGCAGATCGGAAACCTGCTTCTCCCCACCTCAGCTATGTTGGTATCCACCCAAAGAAAAAGGGCGGACACGAATGTCCACCCTTTTTCTGCTAAATCCAAACCCAGTATACGAACACGATGATCGCCAGCAGGATAACAAACAGTCCTGCAAAGATGCTGATTCGTGCAAATTCGTGACCCTTTTGGTCCATGTGCATCCAGACAAAGAGCTGGAATAAGGCTTGAATGAAAGCCAGAACCACGATGAATGGTACGGTAAAGCCGACTGGAATCACTTCGTAAGCCACTGCGATAAACGCCAGCGCAGTCAGTACGAGGGAACCGATGAACGCAACGAGATGCCGTTTCGGACTGTCGTGCTTCACTTTAGGCTTGCGCACTTCTTCAGTATGTGCTCCCATTGTTTATCCCACCTTTCCACCGATCATACCCATGAGATATACCACGGTAAAGATGAATACCCAAACGACGTCGATAAAGTGCCAGTACAGGGATGCCAGGTAAAACTTCGGAGCGGTTACCACCGTCAGGCCTTTTTTCGTTGCCGACACTTGCAGAAGGATAATCCAGAGGATCCCGAACGCTACGTGACCACCGTGGAATCCGACAAGGGTATAGAAAGAGGAACCGAACGCACTCGTCGAGATTTTATGTCCTTCGTGCACGTAATGCATGAACTCGTAAATCTCCAAGCCCAAGAATCCGAGACCGAGAATAACCGTGATGGTCAGCCATACTTGAATCTGCTTCAGGTTTTTCTTGTGCAGAGCCAGTGTAGCCATAACCGCAGTCATGGAACTTGTCAACAGAAGCAAAGTAGCTGCTGCAACCAGCGGCATGTCGAACAGTTCTTGCGAAGTAGGACCGCCGTTTGCCTGGTCGCGAAGCGCAATGAATGTTGCAAACAAGGAACCGAAGAGTACAGTCTCCCCACCGAGGAAGAGCCAGAAGCCAAGAAGCTTATTCTTGCCTTCAAGGGTGGCTTTTTCCGGTTCATCAGGCAAAACTGCATTTGCGTGATGTGTAGCCATTACGCCTTCACCTCCTCGATTTCGTCCTCATGAATATGATATCCAGGATCGTCATTTACCGAACGCAGGAACATGCAGGCGAATGTCACCAGCAAACCGATCACGACTACCACGTAGTTGTGGTACATGAAACCGTAACCTGCGATGAACAAACCAACCGACATCATGAAAGGCAGGAACGATGGAGATGGCATATGGATATCGCCAAGTGGTTCAGCAGGCGTCATGCCTTTGTTTCCAGCCACCTTCTCGATCCAGAATGCATCCAAACCGCGAACCAGTGGAGTCTGTGCAAAGTTGTACTCTGGCGGTGGCGATGGAATCGACCATTCCAGTGTACGTCCATCCCACGGATCCGCAGGAGCACGTTTGGAGCTGTTTGCTGTAACGATAATGTTTACCACGAAAAGGATGGTACCGATCGTCATACCGAATGCACCAATGGTACTGATAAAGTTACCAAAATCGAGGTTTTGATCCTTGAGGTAAGTGAAGACACGACGCGGCATCCCCATCAGACCCAGGAAGTGTTGCGGGAAGAATGTCAAATGGAAACCGATGAAGAAAGTCCAGAAGTTCCATTTTCCCAATGTTTCATTGAGCATTTTCCCGAACATTTTTGGCCACCAGTAGTGCAGACCCGCGAAGAGCCCGAAAATGAGACCCCCTACGATAACGTAGTGGAAGTGAGCAACTACGAAGTAGCTATCGTGGTATTGGTAGTCAGCTGGCGGAATTGCGAGCATAACCCCTGTCATACCACCAATTGTAAATGTTGGAATGAAGCCTACTGCCCACAGGTTTGCTGATGTGAAACGAATTTGACCGCCCCACATCGTCAATAGCCAGTTGAAGATCTTAATCCCTGTCGGTACCGCAATCAACATGGTTGCCAGACCGAACAGTGTGTTGGCGATTGCACCCAAACCTGTTGTGAACATGTGGTGAGCCCACACCATGAAGCCGAGGAAACCGATCAGCGCTGTTGCGAATACCATGGAGCTGTAACCGAACAGGCGCTTTCTAGCAAAGGTAGAAATAACTTCGGAAATAACGCCGAAAGCTGGGAGAATCAGGATGTATACTTCGGGGTGACCGAAGATCCAGAAGAGATGTTCCCAAATGACAACGTTACCACCTGCGTCCGGATTGAAGAAGTTACCGCCGAACAGACGGTCAAACATCAACAGAACCAGACCAACTGTAATCGCAGGGAATGCGAAGAGAATCAGACCAGATGTAACAAAAGCGGACCAGGTGAACATCGGCATGCGCATGAATGTCATACCTGGAGCACGCATGTTGATAATGGTAACCAGGAAGTTGATACCACCAATCAGCGTACCGATACCGGCGATCTGCAGACCCAGTACGTAGAAGTCTACGCCGTGGCCGCTAAATTGGTTCAAAGCCAAAGTTGTATAAGATGTCCAACCAGCATCAGGTGCTCCACCCAGGAACCAGCTGGTATTCAGCAGCACTCCCCCGAAGAAGAAGAGCCAGAAACCAAGAGAGTTCACAAACGGGAACGCTACGTCGCGAGCACCGATTTGAAGAGGAACTACTGCGTTCATAAGAGCAAAGATGATCGGCATCGCAGCGAGGAAGATCATCGTCGTTCCGTGCATGGTGATCAGTTCGTTAAACGTCTTGGCACCAACCACAGAAGACTCAGGATACATCAACTGCAAACGAATCAACAGGGCCTCGAAACCGCCAGCCAGGAAGAAAATTCCACCAGCAATCAAGTACAGGATCGCGATTTTCTTATGGTCAACTGTCGTGAGCCAATCCCACAGCCCTGAGCGCTTTGGTGCGTGAGAAGCATGTGCAGACACAGGTTTACCTCCTTTTAAGCGTCACTGCCTATGACGGGTAATTTCTTTACAAATCTTACTTCACGCTGAGTGTTTGCAAATAATCCACGAGCGCCTTCGTTTGCGCATCATCCAGGTTCAGGTTTGGCATGTTGTTGCCTGGCTTCACCTTTTGCGGATCTTTCAGCCACTCTGCAACGTTCTCAGGTGTGTGGGCAAGAATACCCGCTACACGCTCACGATCAGCAAAGTTGGTCAGGTTAGGACCCATTTTACCGCCTTTACCAGCTACAGCATGGCATCCGAGGCAGCTCTTGTTGAAGATTTCTTGACCTTGAGCAGCACTTGCAGCGCTAGCAGCAACTGGCTCAGCAGCTTGAACGCCCTTCATGCCTTTTGACCAGCTGTCAAATGCAGCTTGATCCATTACTTCCACCTTGAAGTCCATCAAGGCATGGGACGCTCCACAGAGCTCCGCACATTTTCCGTAGAAAATGCCTGTTTTATCAGCTTGCAGCCAGATTTTGTTTTCCTGACCCGGGTTGGTATCGATTTTACCGCCCAGAGCAGGAATCCAGAATGCGTGCATCACGTCAGCTGATGTTACGGTAAATTGCACTTTCTTCCCTACTGGCAGAACCAGGTCTTGCGCGGTAGCTACACCGAGGTCTGGATATTCAAATTCCCACCAGAACTGATGCGCCGTTACTTTCACTTGAAGCGCTTCCTCTTTTGGATACGTCTTGTGAAGCTCGAAACCGGTCGTAACGGTAGGGACCGCCATAACGATCAGAAGCAGGAATGGAATTACTGTCCAAAGAATTTCGAGTGCATGATTGCCTTCCACCTGTTTCGGAATTCCCTGCTGTCCCGGACGCTTACGGTATCGGATAAGGACGTACGTGAAGATCAGCATAACGACAATAAAAACGCCGATCATGATAGCGGAGGACAGCTTCATCAGGTCAAACTGCATCGCTGCAACCGGACCGGATGGCTGGAGCGTGGAGAGCTCTTCTCTGCCACAACCGGTTAATGCCAGCGCCAGAAGACCAAACACTGAAAGCTGACGCCAAAACTGTTGCCAACCCTTCATACCCAAGAACCCCTCTTTCTTCGTGTTGGTAACGTTCTAGCCACGCTTGCAACTAGAAGTTTTCGTACTCTTTTACTTGCAAGGATGGCTCTCTTTTACTTTCCACAAATATGATGCCCAAGTACGAAAAGTATTAGCAGCCATTCCAAAAACAAACAAATAGAGTAAAGGTTTGCAGACTTCTACCCGCGCGTGGTAACCATTTAAGTATACATAAATTTTCCTTAATCTAAAGGCTGTTTGTTATCATTTTGTTAACAAATTTATGAACAAATTTGTGAACTTTCGAGTTAAATAAGTCCTGATTTGGTAGGAAAAAGGAGAAAACCATGCAAAAAAGGCCTATAGCACTAGTTACTGGTGCCTCCAGCGGGTTTGGTATGTACGCTTCTTGCGCATTAGTCAAGACCGGGTATACGGTAATTGCATCCATGCGAGATGTGTCGAAGAGAGGACCCCTTGACAAAATCGCAAAAATGCATATAGCAGCAGAACATATGGAAGTGATTTCCCTGGATGTTACTTCTCCACAGCAAATCGAAGAGTCCATCACAGGGGTGATCTCTCGCCACGGACAGATCGATTTGCTGGTCAATAATGCAGGGTATGCCTGCGGAGGCTTTGCGGAAGAGCTGCCCTCCGCGGAATGGCGCAAGCAGTTCGATGTCAATGTTTTCGGCCTCATCGATGTCACGCGTGCTGTACTGCCCTATATGAGAGAGCAGCGGCGCGGCAGGATCATCAACATCAGCAGCATCAGCGGACGCTTTGGCTTCCCAGGACTTGGCCCCTACGCTGCTTCCAAGCACGCGGTAGAAGGCTTCAGTGAATCCCTGCGGCTTGAGCTCCTGCCCTTTGGCATTCATGTCATGCTCATTGAGCCAGGATCGTACCGCACCTCCATTTGGGAAAAGGGACTGCAGCAAACTGCCCTCTCCTCCTCTTCTCCATACGCCTTGCAAATGCAGAAGCTGCTGGCATCCGTCGAGCAAATCCTTCAGCAAGCACCGGAGCCAGATGAGGTGATCGCTGCCATCGTTCAAGCGGCGACCGCGCCAAAGCCACGCCTTCGCTACCCTGTGGGCCGCGGCGTCAGGCTGACGATCGCAGCCAAGAACCTTTTGCCTTGGAAGTGGATCGAAGCGATCGTCGCCAAAAAAATGAGCTAGCGATTGCCTACCGCACCTATGCGGCGGAGCGTTTTTTCTGAACCGGCTTTCCCGATACATAGCTGTGCAGGACCATACCGACGATCACCAGGAGCATCCCTGCACTTGACCAGATACCCGGCAGCGGCACAGAGAGGAAGATCATTTCGAGAATGACGGCGAAGACGACCTCCCCTGCCTGTGTGGCCTCAACCACAGCCAGCTGCTGGGCATTTCCTTTCGCCAAATCTGTCGCTTGGAAGAAAAGCACGGTTGCGACAATCCCGGAAGCGAGCGCGACCAGCAGCGATTGCATCGTCTGGCTGCCGCTGGGCGGTCCCTCTGTCACCATCGCCCAGATGCCGAGCAGCAGCCAAAAAGGCAAGCTTGCCAAGGTCATTCCGAGCACACGCTGGTAGGCATCGATCCTTCCTTGTGTGAGAGCCATCATTTTCCGATTTCCCAACGGGTATGCAAAGGCCGCGATTACGATGGGAACGATGCCAAACAAGACCTCTTTTCCCCCGACTGCTCCTGCTTCGTGCAGCTGCATCAAGGCTACTCCCGCCAAGATCAGCAAGGAAAAGAGAAGCCCCTTGTACGGAATTTTCTGACCGAAGAGCGGTACGAGCAACGAGCCGGCAATAATCGTGATCTGCCACGTTCCTGCTATCAGCCAGCCGGGACTGTAGATTGCTGCAAAACAGAGCGGAGCGTAGAACAAACCAAAGCCTACGAAGCTCCACAATGCCCATTGCCACGGATGAGCCTTCATCTCCGTCCAGAGCGGCAAAAGCTTCCCTCGAAGTCCTACGATTACCCACAAGAAGGGAATCATGAACAAATAACGCAAGGATGCGCTGTATAGCCAGCTGCCGCCTGATAGCTCCATCGCCCTGTTCAACACAAAGGTCGAGGCAAAGAAGAGCGATGCCACAACCCCCAATATGATTGCCCTCATCCTGATCCCCCACAATCCTCAAACAGCCTAGTGCTGTTTTTATCTTCTTTCAGTAGGATAGCCCGAGCCCAATGGACTGTCAAAGCACAGTAGAAAAAAACACACTCATGATGAGTGTGTCCGGGTACGTTCTATTCTGTTGCTTCCGTAGCCCTGCCTGTCCGAATCAGCCAGCGGTGCTGCAAATATTCGGCTACACCGAAGAATATCGCCACGAAGCCGGCCCCGATCGGAGTTACGCGAGCGGCTGCCGGCAAAAGAAACGCACTGGCATAGACGATTACAAAGCCTAAAATAAAGTCTCCTGCCGTGCTCATCCATAGCGTACCTGGCCGAAGAATCCGCCGTTCCAGCCAATACCCTGCCAGCGCCAGTACAAAGCCGACGCCGATCGAATAATAGAGGGTCGAATAATCCACTTCCGGAAACAGTGCATCCGCCAGCACTACCAATATTGGACTTACGAGCAGCTTCACCAGCAAACCGTCCACACTAATCGGCCTCCTTTTGTAAGTGCTAACAGTATTCCCTATCCCGCTTTTCCTACCGCATTTTTTTTTGCGTGCGGTACCATCAGCGGAAAAAGTCGATGACGGCTATCATTTTCAGCTTGCCGCCAAATCATCGGACATACCGCAGCACAAAAAGACCCGCATCACAATCTCGCGTGACGCAGGTCTTTCGCAATCGCTGCCTGATCTATTTCACGTCCGTCTCCGCCGGTGCCTGGGCATTGTCGCCCTGTGCTTCCTCTGCGAATGTCGGATCATACCATTCTACCTTGTGATTCTTTTCTATGGTTTCCATCCATTGTCCATAGTGTTCGCTGCGATTCTGATCCGCCAGAACCGATTCGATCTGATCGTGTACCTTATCCAGTGCCGGAGCAGGCGAACCCATCTGAGCTTTATTCGCTTCGTAATACTTCTGAATTTGCTCCTCTGTGACCGGGAAAGCCTTATCGAGCAATTTGTCCCGTGTCAGCAGCACTTCCATCTTTTCACGCAGCTTTTGCTCGTTCATCCCCATGCTGCTCAAATAATCATGGAAGGCTTGATCCGAGCCAATCTGCTGCTTCATCGCATTCACTTCTTTGTCCAGATCTTCCTTGGTGACCGATATATTTTGCAGTTTTGCTTCCTGCTTGATTAATGATTGGGCGACAAGTTCATTGACCATCTGTTTTCCGTAGAGATTTTTCATCTCATCATACAGCTGGTACTGCGTAATGGAGGTATCCCCTGCTTTGACCAGGGTTGGATCGAGGTCCTTTTGACCTGCCTGGTACACTCCCAGTACAACTAGTCCAACCAACAGGATGGATGCCGAGAGAATGGAAACATCAAACTTCTTCACGTAGAGATCCTCTCTTTCTTTTTCTTGTCCTCCAGTATAGACGGAATTTACGGTAGAAAAATGGAATTAGTTTACACAGGTTTTCCACATTTCACTTATTTTAAACCATAGACTCTGTCTTTACATGAAGTACTTTGCAAAAAGAGAAGTAAGAACGGAGGCAATTACGGGACCCACGACTGCCCAAATTTGCAAAAAGCGCTCCTGCTTTCTTCCTTTATCTCCTTCGATGATCTGTGCTAGGTTGTCCTTGTCCGTCTTCTCGTTGTTCAGCAGCTGCAAGATGATGTCTTTCTCTTTGTCCGTTATTCCTGCTTTCATCGCAATTTCCGTTTGCAATTTCGTTAACGCTTGCACGAGCTCTGCACGCACTTCCTCCATGCGCTCCAAACGATGCTCAATACGTTCCAGCCATTTCGTGGCTACAGTTACTTTTCCTTCAAGTGTGTCGATTCGTTCCTCGAATTTATCTAGTCTCTGGTAGATCCGCTGCAAATGATGTTCATTGTACTCTTCCTTGATCTCGTCATTCTCGGCTGTCATGGGTACACCTCCTCCGTCCTTTGTAATATCTTGTATATGAACAGGAAAAGGTCATTGCTTGTACGCTTACCCGCCTTCCTTCTGCAACCTACGAAAACAGGCTACGGTTTACCTCCGCTATCAGCCGTACATCCATCCGCCCTGCCTTAAATACGGCTCTATTTTTAAAAATAGGACAAATATCGTAAGTCATCTGCTCATACCTTGTCTGCCGTTAAATCATACATTGGATTAGCAGGCGAGTAATTCAACTTCTGCAAATTTCAAAAAGGGAAGG of Brevibacillus choshinensis contains these proteins:
- the ctaD gene encoding cytochrome c oxidase subunit I; this translates as MSAHASHAPKRSGLWDWLTTVDHKKIAILYLIAGGIFFLAGGFEALLIRLQLMYPESSVVGAKTFNELITMHGTTMIFLAAMPIIFALMNAVVPLQIGARDVAFPFVNSLGFWLFFFGGVLLNTSWFLGGAPDAGWTSYTTLALNQFSGHGVDFYVLGLQIAGIGTLIGGINFLVTIINMRAPGMTFMRMPMFTWSAFVTSGLILFAFPAITVGLVLLMFDRLFGGNFFNPDAGGNVVIWEHLFWIFGHPEVYILILPAFGVISEVISTFARKRLFGYSSMVFATALIGFLGFMVWAHHMFTTGLGAIANTLFGLATMLIAVPTGIKIFNWLLTMWGGQIRFTSANLWAVGFIPTFTIGGMTGVMLAIPPADYQYHDSYFVVAHFHYVIVGGLIFGLFAGLHYWWPKMFGKMLNETLGKWNFWTFFIGFHLTFFPQHFLGLMGMPRRVFTYLKDQNLDFGNFISTIGAFGMTIGTILFVVNIIVTANSSKRAPADPWDGRTLEWSIPSPPPEYNFAQTPLVRGLDAFWIEKVAGNKGMTPAEPLGDIHMPSPSFLPFMMSVGLFIAGYGFMYHNYVVVVIGLLVTFACMFLRSVNDDPGYHIHEDEIEEVKA
- a CDS encoding DMT family transporter, whose protein sequence is MRAIILGVVASLFFASTFVLNRAMELSGGSWLYSASLRYLFMIPFLWVIVGLRGKLLPLWTEMKAHPWQWALWSFVGFGLFYAPLCFAAIYSPGWLIAGTWQITIIAGSLLVPLFGQKIPYKGLLFSLLILAGVALMQLHEAGAVGGKEVLFGIVPIVIAAFAYPLGNRKMMALTQGRIDAYQRVLGMTLASLPFWLLLGIWAMVTEGPPSGSQTMQSLLVALASGIVATVLFFQATDLAKGNAQQLAVVEATQAGEVVFAVILEMIFLSVPLPGIWSSAGMLLVIVGMVLHSYVSGKPVQKKRSAA
- a CDS encoding SurA N-terminal domain-containing protein is translated as MKKFDVSILSASILLVGLVVLGVYQAGQKDLDPTLVKAGDTSITQYQLYDEMKNLYGKQMVNELVAQSLIKQEAKLQNISVTKEDLDKEVNAMKQQIGSDQAFHDYLSSMGMNEQKLREKMEVLLTRDKLLDKAFPVTEEQIQKYYEANKAQMGSPAPALDKVHDQIESVLADQNRSEHYGQWMETIEKNHKVEWYDPTFAEEAQGDNAQAPAETDVK
- a CDS encoding oxidoreductase, whose translation is MQKRPIALVTGASSGFGMYASCALVKTGYTVIASMRDVSKRGPLDKIAKMHIAAEHMEVISLDVTSPQQIEESITGVISRHGQIDLLVNNAGYACGGFAEELPSAEWRKQFDVNVFGLIDVTRAVLPYMREQRRGRIINISSISGRFGFPGLGPYAASKHAVEGFSESLRLELLPFGIHVMLIEPGSYRTSIWEKGLQQTALSSSSPYALQMQKLLASVEQILQQAPEPDEVIAAIVQAATAPKPRLRYPVGRGVRLTIAAKNLLPWKWIEAIVAKKMS
- the coxB gene encoding cytochrome c oxidase subunit II yields the protein MKGWQQFWRQLSVFGLLALALTGCGREELSTLQPSGPVAAMQFDLMKLSSAIMIGVFIVVMLIFTYVLIRYRKRPGQQGIPKQVEGNHALEILWTVIPFLLLIVMAVPTVTTGFELHKTYPKEEALQVKVTAHQFWWEFEYPDLGVATAQDLVLPVGKKVQFTVTSADVMHAFWIPALGGKIDTNPGQENKIWLQADKTGIFYGKCAELCGASHALMDFKVEVMDQAAFDSWSKGMKGVQAAEPVAASAASAAQGQEIFNKSCLGCHAVAGKGGKMGPNLTNFADRERVAGILAHTPENVAEWLKDPQKVKPGNNMPNLNLDDAQTKALVDYLQTLSVK